One Kallotenue papyrolyticum genomic window carries:
- a CDS encoding glycosyltransferase family 4 protein, with protein sequence MRILLLAWEFPPHMVGGLGKHVAELVPALAARDVEVHVITPRVVDAPAEERIAPRAVVHRVACDAAPEDNLVALSRRVNLALEQKGRELAATRGPFDLIHGHDWLVAYSSVALKYALRVPLVVTVHSMEHGRVQGRLQSEQSLAINGTEWWLTQEAWRVITVSRYMAGQVREQFGVPPDKLEVIPNGVALPQRLLDAEERTRERARYAAPDEPIIYYVGRVVEEKGVQVLVDAAPRLLRKYPRLRFVVAGTGSYLAVVHQRSASLGVADRFLFTGFLPDADRDKLYQVADVAVFPSLYEPFGIVALEAMAYSCPVVAAQTGGLAEVIQAHETGILVVPGNPDSLAWGILHTLEHPQWTMQRVANARRVIEEAYSWTSIADKTIAAYRRARETWQVARRDW encoded by the coding sequence TTGCGCATTTTGCTGTTGGCGTGGGAGTTTCCGCCGCATATGGTCGGCGGTCTGGGCAAGCACGTCGCTGAGCTGGTACCGGCCTTGGCGGCGCGCGACGTGGAGGTGCATGTCATCACGCCGCGAGTGGTGGACGCCCCCGCCGAGGAGCGCATCGCGCCGCGTGCGGTGGTCCATCGCGTGGCCTGCGACGCCGCGCCCGAGGACAACCTGGTGGCCCTGAGCCGCCGCGTCAACCTGGCGCTCGAACAGAAAGGACGTGAGTTGGCCGCCACGCGCGGGCCGTTTGACCTGATCCACGGGCATGACTGGCTGGTCGCCTACAGCAGCGTGGCGCTTAAGTATGCGCTGCGCGTGCCGCTGGTGGTGACCGTGCACTCCATGGAGCATGGACGCGTCCAGGGCCGGCTCCAGAGCGAGCAGTCGCTGGCGATCAACGGCACGGAATGGTGGCTGACCCAGGAGGCCTGGCGCGTGATCACCGTCAGCCGGTATATGGCCGGCCAGGTGCGCGAGCAGTTCGGCGTGCCGCCGGACAAGCTGGAGGTGATCCCCAACGGTGTCGCCCTGCCGCAGCGTCTGCTCGACGCCGAGGAGCGCACCCGTGAACGCGCTCGCTATGCCGCGCCCGACGAGCCGATCATCTACTATGTTGGACGCGTTGTCGAGGAGAAGGGTGTGCAGGTGCTGGTGGATGCCGCGCCGCGCCTGTTGCGCAAATACCCTCGCCTGCGTTTCGTGGTGGCCGGCACGGGCAGCTATTTGGCAGTGGTACACCAACGTTCGGCGAGCCTGGGTGTGGCCGATCGCTTCTTGTTTACGGGCTTTCTCCCAGACGCCGATCGTGATAAGCTGTATCAAGTGGCGGATGTGGCCGTCTTCCCCAGCCTGTACGAGCCCTTCGGCATCGTCGCGCTGGAGGCGATGGCGTATAGCTGCCCGGTGGTGGCCGCTCAGACCGGCGGTCTAGCCGAGGTGATCCAAGCGCATGAGACGGGCATTCTGGTCGTGCCGGGCAATCCCGACTCGCTGGCATGGGGCATTCTCCACACGCTGGAGCATCCGCAGTGGACGATGCAGCGGGTGGCCAATGCGCGTCGCGTGATCGAGGAGGCCTATTCCTGGACATCCATTGCCGACAAGACGATTGCCGCGTACCGGCGAGCCCGCGAGACCTGGCAGGTGGCCCGGCGCGACTGGTAG
- a CDS encoding sugar ABC transporter substrate-binding protein codes for MLIRRHGSILNCVAGMLALLVLLAACGPLAPVTRLASSPTPAPTATPSATATAVPQPTVTSQPTATPASGELRVWHGFAPDGPEARALAAALDERPAPLAALRVTLVGLPGDELLTRFEVEAAAGGGPDVLIAPNDRVGRQARAGLLLPLDEALAPVAERYAANALAALEVAGQHYGLPLARSTVALYADRARVPQPPATTQALLDAARGGLPIVLVRSMYHNYGLIGAFGGRVLDESGRCIADQGGVAELLAYLRELRSAGVEFATSGAAAEARFRQREAALTINGSWLRGDFSAALGADLEVAPLPAGPAGPAQPLIGVIGASVNANTRQRQAATQLALWLTDRAVQQALTDQAQLLPAAALTTPEPTLAGLIAAAETGVARPTRPEFSAFWEPFDAALAEVLESDVDPAEAVRQACAAMNQHNGFPPPTPTPEPSSHPTSTP; via the coding sequence GTGCTGATCCGACGTCATGGTTCGATCCTGAATTGCGTCGCAGGCATGCTCGCGCTGCTGGTGCTGCTGGCGGCGTGTGGCCCGCTCGCGCCGGTGACGCGCCTGGCGTCGTCGCCCACGCCCGCGCCGACCGCGACGCCGTCCGCAACCGCCACCGCTGTGCCGCAGCCGACCGTTACGTCGCAGCCGACTGCCACGCCCGCGTCCGGCGAGCTGCGCGTCTGGCATGGCTTTGCGCCGGATGGTCCCGAAGCGCGCGCGCTGGCGGCGGCGCTGGATGAGCGACCCGCGCCGCTGGCAGCGCTGCGCGTGACGCTGGTGGGTCTCCCCGGCGACGAGCTGCTCACGCGGTTTGAGGTCGAGGCTGCCGCGGGTGGTGGCCCCGATGTGCTGATCGCGCCCAACGATCGCGTGGGTCGGCAGGCGCGTGCCGGTTTGCTGCTGCCGCTGGATGAGGCGCTCGCGCCCGTGGCCGAGCGCTACGCCGCCAACGCCCTGGCAGCGTTGGAGGTGGCCGGCCAGCACTATGGCCTGCCGCTGGCGCGTTCGACGGTGGCGTTGTACGCCGATCGCGCCCGTGTGCCGCAGCCGCCGGCTACGACGCAGGCCCTGCTCGACGCAGCGCGCGGCGGCCTGCCGATCGTGCTAGTGCGCAGCATGTATCACAACTACGGGCTGATCGGCGCGTTTGGCGGGCGCGTGCTGGACGAGAGCGGACGCTGCATCGCCGACCAGGGCGGCGTGGCCGAGCTGCTAGCCTACCTGCGCGAGCTGCGCAGCGCGGGCGTCGAGTTCGCTACCAGCGGCGCGGCGGCAGAAGCGCGTTTTCGCCAACGCGAGGCGGCGCTGACGATCAACGGCTCTTGGTTGCGCGGCGACTTCAGCGCGGCGCTGGGCGCGGATCTGGAGGTCGCCCCGCTGCCGGCGGGACCGGCTGGGCCGGCACAGCCCCTGATCGGGGTGATCGGCGCCTCCGTCAACGCCAACACGCGCCAGCGCCAGGCAGCCACCCAGCTCGCGCTGTGGCTGACCGACCGCGCCGTGCAGCAGGCGCTAACCGATCAGGCGCAGCTGCTGCCCGCCGCCGCGCTCACGACGCCGGAGCCGACGCTGGCCGGGCTGATCGCCGCTGCCGAAACAGGTGTGGCGCGGCCAACCCGCCCGGAGTTCAGCGCCTTCTGGGAGCCCTTCGACGCGGCGCTGGCCGAGGTGCTCGAGAGCGATGTCGATCCCGCCGAGGCGGTGCGCCAGGCCTGCGCCGCCATGAACCAGCACAACGGCTTCCCGCCGCCGACGCCCACGCCCGAACCCTCGTCCCACCCTACGTCCACGCCCTGA
- the fusA gene encoding elongation factor G, producing MKPYGPEQIHTVGVFGHGGCGKTTLVEALLYTAKATTRLGRVEDGNTVTDYDPDEKERRQSIHLAIAPLEWKDNKINLIDVPGSADYASEVAAAMRVIDGAIIVLDASAGVEVGTELVWQQAKAANVPVMLFVNKMDRENADFERTVQQAQTILDNAVVPLQLPIGKERDFRGIISLRRQRAWLISPKHDGSFEEADIPAEYVAREQELREALIDKVAVTNDHLIEKYLEGGADALTLDEIRDGLRAGIANNTIVPVFVGSATQLAGMAQLLDGILDCIPSAARKIANATDLQSGQPIQIAPTRDAPLAALVFKTLVDPHVGKLSYVRVYGGVLRANSVVLNSRTRKEERIGPLYQLRGKEQTAVPEIGPGDLGAVIKLVETVSGDTLCAPERPVQLRGIQYPAPAFTGVVRPHSRADQDKMSAALQRVAEEDPALQIGRDPITGDTLLSGLSETHLQNIAERMKRKFGVAIDIELPRVPYRETIRSSATTTYIHKKQTGGAGQYANVSMRLEPLPPDPKREDPLEFVWEIVGGVISRGFAPAIEKGVREAMQEGVLSGSPVVDVRVAIYDGKEHPVDSKEIAFKTAALMAFKQAMAKANPVIMEPIYELQINVPDQFTGDIMSDLNTRRGRILGIQNEGTRTTITAHVPLAECQRYATDLRSLTQGRGTFSMRFDHYEEVPAHLAEQIKEQAQAAHQEA from the coding sequence ATGAAGCCCTACGGCCCTGAGCAGATCCACACCGTCGGTGTCTTTGGCCATGGCGGGTGCGGCAAAACGACGTTGGTCGAGGCGCTGCTGTACACCGCTAAGGCCACCACGCGCCTTGGCCGCGTCGAAGACGGCAACACCGTCACCGACTACGACCCCGACGAAAAGGAACGTCGCCAGTCGATCCACCTGGCGATCGCCCCGCTGGAGTGGAAGGACAACAAGATCAACCTGATCGATGTTCCGGGCTCGGCGGACTACGCCTCCGAAGTCGCTGCTGCCATGCGCGTGATCGATGGCGCGATCATCGTGCTGGACGCCTCGGCGGGCGTGGAGGTCGGCACGGAGCTGGTCTGGCAGCAGGCCAAGGCCGCCAACGTGCCGGTGATGCTCTTCGTCAACAAAATGGATCGCGAAAACGCCGACTTCGAGCGCACCGTGCAGCAGGCGCAGACGATCCTGGACAACGCGGTCGTGCCGCTGCAACTGCCGATCGGCAAGGAACGCGATTTTCGCGGCATCATCTCGCTACGACGCCAGCGCGCCTGGTTGATCAGTCCCAAGCATGATGGCTCATTCGAAGAGGCCGACATTCCGGCGGAGTATGTCGCGCGCGAACAAGAGCTGCGCGAGGCGTTGATCGACAAAGTCGCAGTGACCAACGACCATCTGATCGAAAAATATCTGGAGGGCGGCGCTGATGCGCTGACGCTCGATGAGATCCGCGATGGGCTGCGCGCCGGCATTGCCAACAACACGATCGTGCCGGTGTTTGTCGGCTCGGCCACCCAACTGGCGGGCATGGCCCAGCTGCTGGACGGCATCCTGGACTGCATCCCCTCGGCGGCGCGCAAGATCGCCAACGCCACCGATCTGCAGAGCGGCCAGCCGATCCAGATCGCGCCCACCCGTGACGCGCCGCTGGCGGCGCTGGTCTTCAAGACACTGGTCGATCCGCACGTCGGCAAGCTGAGCTACGTGCGCGTGTACGGCGGCGTGTTGCGCGCCAACTCTGTTGTGCTCAACAGCCGCACGCGCAAGGAGGAGCGCATCGGTCCGCTCTACCAGCTGCGCGGCAAGGAGCAGACCGCTGTGCCGGAGATCGGGCCGGGTGATCTGGGCGCGGTGATCAAGCTGGTTGAAACCGTCAGTGGCGATACGCTCTGTGCGCCGGAGCGACCGGTGCAGTTGCGCGGCATCCAGTATCCGGCGCCGGCCTTTACCGGCGTGGTGCGTCCGCACTCGCGCGCCGACCAGGATAAGATGAGCGCGGCGCTGCAGCGCGTGGCCGAGGAGGATCCGGCGCTACAGATCGGGCGCGATCCGATCACCGGCGATACGCTGCTCAGCGGCCTGAGCGAGACCCATCTGCAGAACATCGCCGAGCGCATGAAGCGCAAGTTCGGCGTGGCGATCGATATCGAGCTGCCACGTGTGCCCTACCGCGAAACGATCCGCTCCAGCGCAACGACGACCTACATCCATAAAAAGCAGACCGGCGGTGCGGGCCAGTACGCCAACGTGTCGATGCGCCTCGAGCCGCTGCCGCCCGATCCCAAGCGCGAGGATCCGCTGGAGTTCGTCTGGGAGATCGTCGGCGGTGTGATCAGCCGTGGCTTTGCGCCGGCGATCGAAAAGGGCGTGCGCGAAGCGATGCAGGAGGGCGTGCTCTCCGGTAGCCCGGTAGTGGATGTGCGCGTGGCGATCTACGACGGCAAGGAACATCCCGTGGATAGCAAGGAGATCGCCTTCAAGACCGCGGCGCTGATGGCCTTCAAGCAGGCGATGGCCAAGGCCAATCCGGTGATCATGGAGCCGATCTATGAGCTGCAGATCAACGTGCCGGATCAGTTCACCGGCGACATCATGAGTGATCTCAATACGCGCCGCGGACGCATCCTGGGGATCCAGAACGAGGGCACGCGTACCACGATCACCGCGCATGTGCCGCTGGCCGAATGCCAGCGCTACGCTACCGACCTGCGCTCGCTGACACAGGGCCGCGGCACCTTTTCGATGCGCTTCGACCACTACGAGGAGGTGCCCGCGCACCTGGCCGAGCAGATCAAGGAGCAGGCGCAGGCCGCGCACCAGGAGGCGTGA
- a CDS encoding cobalamin B12-binding domain-containing protein, with the protein MERKIRVLIAKPGLDGHDRGAKVIARALRDAGMEVIYTGLQQTPQMIVDAALQEDVDVIGLSILSGAHMTLLPKVTQLLREAGADDVLVVAGGIISDEDAAILKREHGIAEVFRPGASTHEIVDFIRANVKPERFAGTEV; encoded by the coding sequence ATGGAGCGTAAAATCCGAGTCCTGATCGCCAAGCCCGGCCTCGACGGCCACGACCGCGGCGCCAAGGTGATCGCCCGCGCGCTGCGCGATGCCGGTATGGAAGTGATCTACACCGGCCTGCAGCAGACGCCGCAGATGATCGTGGACGCGGCTCTCCAGGAAGACGTAGATGTGATTGGCCTGTCGATCCTCTCCGGCGCGCACATGACCCTACTGCCCAAGGTCACGCAACTGTTGCGCGAAGCGGGCGCTGACGATGTGCTGGTCGTTGCGGGAGGCATCATCTCGGATGAGGATGCCGCGATCCTCAAGCGCGAGCACGGCATCGCCGAAGTCTTTCGTCCGGGGGCGTCAACGCACGAGATTGTGGATTTTATTCGCGCCAACGTCAAGCCCGAGCGCTTCGCGGGCACGGAAGTCTAG
- the aroC gene encoding chorismate synthase encodes MSGSSFGHLLRITTFGESHGPAVGVVLDGCPAGLPLTEADIQADLDRRRVGQSRMTSARNEPDAVRILSGVFEGRTTGTPIALLVENTNARSQDYEAIKDLYRPGHADFTWDAKFGFRDYRGGGRASARETVGRVAAGAIARKLLATIGVDVFGYTLQLAHLRAQRVVREEIERNPMRCPDPDIAPQMVALVEQARRELDSLGGIVEVRARNVPPGLGEPVFDKLDADIGKAMFSIPAVKGVEIGSGFAVAQARGSENNDAFTRRADGTIGTVTNHAGGILGGISTGEEIVVRLAAKPPASIAREQQTVDRHGQPATIVVKGRHDPTVLPRLVPVAEAMLLLVLADHWLRQRAARL; translated from the coding sequence ATGAGCGGTAGCAGCTTTGGCCATCTGTTGCGGATCACAACCTTTGGCGAGTCGCATGGCCCGGCGGTGGGCGTGGTACTAGACGGCTGTCCTGCCGGTCTGCCGCTGACCGAAGCCGACATTCAGGCCGATCTGGATCGACGACGCGTCGGCCAGAGCCGTATGACCTCGGCGCGTAACGAGCCCGACGCGGTGCGCATCCTGTCGGGCGTGTTTGAGGGCCGCACCACCGGCACGCCGATCGCGCTGCTGGTAGAGAATACCAATGCGCGCTCGCAGGACTACGAGGCGATCAAAGACCTGTACCGGCCCGGCCATGCCGATTTTACCTGGGATGCCAAGTTCGGCTTCCGCGACTACCGTGGCGGTGGGCGCGCCTCGGCGCGCGAGACGGTCGGACGCGTCGCTGCCGGCGCCATTGCGCGCAAGCTGCTGGCGACCATCGGTGTCGACGTCTTTGGCTATACCCTGCAACTGGCACATCTGCGTGCGCAGCGGGTGGTGCGCGAGGAGATCGAGCGCAACCCGATGCGCTGTCCCGATCCCGATATCGCGCCGCAGATGGTGGCGTTGGTAGAGCAGGCCCGTCGCGAGCTCGATTCGCTGGGCGGCATCGTCGAGGTGCGCGCGCGCAACGTGCCACCTGGCCTGGGCGAGCCGGTCTTCGATAAGCTGGATGCTGATATCGGCAAGGCGATGTTTAGCATTCCCGCTGTCAAGGGTGTTGAGATCGGCAGCGGCTTTGCCGTGGCGCAGGCGCGTGGCTCCGAGAACAACGATGCCTTCACGCGGCGTGCCGATGGGACGATCGGCACCGTGACCAACCACGCCGGTGGCATCCTGGGCGGCATTTCAACCGGCGAGGAGATCGTGGTGCGCCTGGCGGCCAAGCCGCCGGCCTCGATCGCCCGCGAGCAGCAGACTGTCGATCGTCACGGCCAGCCGGCGACGATCGTGGTCAAGGGCCGGCACGATCCCACGGTCTTGCCGCGCTTGGTGCCGGTAGCCGAGGCCATGCTCTTGCTGGTGTTGGCCGACCACTGGTTGCGCCAGCGGGCTGCTCGGCTCTGA
- a CDS encoding prephenate dehydrogenase: MPQQITILGLNKIGASLGLALGTLEPQALPGGRPVITGWDRDRRVLSEARGRLAIDRAARDAADAVRDADVVFACVPLAELAELFTSIAPHLRHGAVVADTGAAKAPVIELARQHLPTSVSFVGSHPILEQPDGSVQDARLDLFRDAIICLVPGVAARPDALEVLAALVRAIGAKPYYIDAAEHDAYIAGVEQLPLLLSVGLMETLRRSGGWREMQALAGARLRDVTLPLLGDPARGSAACADNSAALRQRLDALIGVLIELRDQLDRREALETVFDTAHALHARWLETRPHMRPGEEDFLGPPIEPVSPLRGMFFGQRRRKPDDPGARRR, translated from the coding sequence ATGCCACAACAGATCACCATTCTGGGATTAAACAAGATCGGCGCCTCGCTCGGCCTGGCGCTGGGCACGCTTGAGCCGCAGGCGCTGCCGGGCGGCCGACCGGTGATCACCGGCTGGGATCGCGACCGGCGTGTGCTGAGCGAGGCGCGTGGCCGCCTGGCGATCGACCGCGCCGCCCGGGACGCGGCTGACGCCGTGCGCGATGCTGATGTGGTCTTTGCCTGTGTGCCGCTGGCCGAACTGGCCGAACTGTTCACCTCGATCGCACCGCACCTGCGCCATGGCGCGGTGGTCGCCGATACCGGCGCGGCCAAAGCGCCGGTGATCGAACTGGCACGCCAACACCTGCCGACGAGCGTGTCGTTTGTCGGCAGCCATCCCATTCTTGAACAGCCCGATGGCAGCGTCCAGGACGCACGCCTCGACCTGTTCCGCGACGCGATCATCTGCCTGGTGCCAGGGGTGGCGGCGCGCCCCGACGCGCTGGAGGTGCTGGCCGCGCTGGTGCGCGCGATCGGCGCCAAGCCCTACTACATCGATGCTGCCGAGCACGACGCCTACATTGCCGGCGTCGAACAGTTGCCGCTGCTGCTGAGCGTGGGGTTGATGGAGACCCTGCGGCGCAGCGGTGGCTGGCGCGAAATGCAGGCCCTGGCCGGCGCGCGCCTGCGCGATGTCACGCTGCCGTTGCTGGGCGACCCCGCGCGTGGCAGTGCTGCCTGCGCCGACAACAGCGCTGCCCTGCGCCAGCGCCTCGATGCCCTAATCGGCGTGTTGATCGAACTGCGCGATCAACTCGACCGACGCGAGGCGCTGGAGACGGTTTTCGACACGGCGCATGCGCTGCACGCCCGCTGGCTGGAGACGCGTCCACACATGCGTCCTGGTGAGGAAGACTTTCTGGGGCCACCCATTGAGCCGGTCTCGCCCCTGCGCGGCATGTTCTTCGGCCAGCGTCGGCGTAAGCCGGACGATCCCGGCGCGCGGCGTCGTTGA
- the meaB gene encoding methylmalonyl Co-A mutase-associated GTPase MeaB, translating into MGLIEQMRAGDRRALSRLVSIVENGGDDARRALARLYQYTGHAHIIGVTGPPGAGKSTLVNELALEYRRRGQSVAVLAVDPTSPFSGGAILGDRIRMQPLGNDPSIFVRSMASRGQLGGLARATADVIKVLDAAGFDKIIVETVGAGQAEVEIAREAHTTVVVEVPGLGDDVQAIKAGILEIADVFVVNKADREDAARTKRHLQQMMQLGSEPREGWEVPVLMTVATRGQGIGAVVDAIEQHLEHLRRDGYFAVRERQRIVSEFEGLLRSLALDLVRERVSPEQREAIVDQIQARTVDPYTAAERMLADALGVRAPA; encoded by the coding sequence GTGGGGTTGATTGAACAGATGCGCGCCGGCGACCGTCGGGCGCTGTCACGGCTCGTCAGCATCGTTGAAAACGGCGGCGACGATGCGCGGCGGGCGCTGGCGCGGCTCTACCAGTACACCGGCCATGCGCACATCATCGGCGTGACCGGGCCACCCGGCGCCGGCAAATCCACGTTGGTCAACGAACTGGCGTTGGAGTATCGCCGCCGCGGCCAGAGCGTCGCGGTGTTGGCGGTCGATCCGACCTCGCCCTTCAGCGGCGGGGCGATCCTGGGCGACCGCATCCGCATGCAGCCGCTAGGCAACGATCCAAGCATCTTTGTGCGCTCGATGGCCAGTCGCGGCCAGCTCGGCGGGTTGGCGCGCGCCACCGCCGATGTGATCAAAGTGCTGGATGCCGCCGGCTTCGACAAGATCATCGTCGAAACCGTGGGCGCCGGTCAGGCCGAGGTCGAAATCGCGCGCGAGGCGCATACCACCGTGGTGGTGGAAGTGCCCGGCCTGGGCGACGATGTGCAGGCGATCAAAGCCGGCATTCTAGAGATCGCTGATGTGTTTGTGGTCAACAAGGCCGATCGCGAAGACGCAGCCAGGACCAAGCGCCATCTGCAGCAGATGATGCAGCTTGGCAGCGAGCCGCGCGAAGGCTGGGAGGTGCCGGTGCTGATGACCGTCGCCACCAGGGGCCAGGGCATCGGCGCGGTAGTGGATGCCATCGAGCAGCATCTGGAGCACCTGCGCCGGGATGGCTATTTCGCGGTGCGCGAACGCCAGCGTATCGTCAGCGAGTTCGAAGGGCTGCTGCGCAGCCTGGCGCTCGACCTGGTGCGCGAGCGTGTCTCGCCCGAACAACGTGAAGCGATCGTCGATCAGATTCAAGCGCGGACGGTAGATCCCTACACCGCCGCGGAAAGGATGCTGGCCGATGCCCTAGGGGTACGTGCGCCAGCCTAG
- a CDS encoding glycoside hydrolase family 13 protein produces MPAEIAPAWVKDAVFYQIFPERFANGDPSNDPENVQPWGTPPTIHNFMGGDLQGVIDHLDYLEALGVTAIYFNPIFQASSNHKYNTYDYFRIDPHFGDLETFRRLRDACHRRGIRVILDGVFNHCGRGFYAFHDVLENGPHSPYRRWFHIERFPLYPYDESQPANYRAWWNIRSLPQFNIWHAPVRAYLLSVARYWLEQGIDGWRLDVPNEIADHEFWREFRRVVKRVNPEAYIVGEIWQDGTPWLDGTQFDGVMNYLLREICVDFFARDAMRADHFGQRIDALLRLYGPTITPGLLNLLGSHDTPRFVTLAGGDVARLKLALLFLCTYPGAPMIYYGDEIGLSGEGDPHCRACFPWDAARWNHDLLDWTRRCIALRREHAVLRHGAYLPLLADRSTNLYAFARRDHTSLAIVVLNNNAHALTLMRLPLTRLELPDGLPCTDRLSGRRYRVERAALSDILLPARGAAVLFAQPGGV; encoded by the coding sequence ATGCCTGCTGAGATCGCGCCCGCCTGGGTCAAGGATGCGGTGTTTTATCAGATCTTCCCGGAACGCTTTGCCAACGGCGATCCCTCCAACGACCCTGAGAATGTGCAGCCCTGGGGCACGCCGCCAACAATCCACAACTTCATGGGCGGCGACCTCCAGGGTGTGATCGACCATCTCGACTACCTGGAAGCGCTGGGCGTTACCGCGATCTACTTCAACCCGATCTTTCAGGCCAGTTCCAACCACAAGTACAACACCTACGACTACTTTCGCATCGATCCGCACTTTGGCGATCTGGAGACCTTCAGACGGCTGCGCGATGCCTGTCACCGGCGCGGCATCCGCGTGATCCTGGATGGCGTCTTCAACCACTGTGGCCGGGGCTTTTACGCCTTCCATGACGTGTTGGAGAACGGCCCGCACTCGCCCTACCGGCGTTGGTTTCATATCGAGCGCTTTCCGCTCTACCCCTACGATGAGTCGCAGCCGGCCAACTACCGTGCCTGGTGGAATATCCGCTCGCTGCCGCAGTTCAACATCTGGCATGCGCCGGTGCGCGCGTATCTGCTGTCGGTGGCGCGCTACTGGCTGGAGCAGGGCATCGACGGCTGGCGGCTGGACGTGCCCAACGAGATCGCCGATCATGAGTTCTGGCGCGAGTTTCGGCGCGTGGTTAAGCGCGTTAACCCCGAGGCCTACATCGTCGGCGAGATCTGGCAGGATGGCACGCCCTGGCTGGATGGTACCCAGTTCGACGGCGTGATGAACTACCTGCTGCGCGAGATCTGTGTCGATTTCTTCGCCCGCGATGCCATGCGCGCCGACCATTTCGGCCAGCGTATCGATGCGCTGTTGCGGCTCTACGGCCCCACCATCACGCCGGGCCTGCTCAACCTGCTTGGCAGCCACGATACGCCGCGCTTCGTGACGCTGGCTGGCGGCGACGTGGCGCGGCTCAAGCTGGCGCTGCTCTTTCTGTGCACCTATCCCGGCGCGCCGATGATCTACTACGGTGATGAGATCGGCCTGAGCGGCGAGGGCGATCCACACTGTCGCGCCTGTTTCCCCTGGGACGCGGCACGCTGGAACCACGATCTGCTGGACTGGACGCGACGTTGCATCGCGCTGCGGCGCGAGCATGCCGTGCTGCGCCATGGCGCCTATCTCCCGTTGCTGGCCGATCGCTCGACCAACCTGTATGCCTTTGCGCGGCGCGATCATACCTCGCTGGCGATCGTGGTGTTGAACAATAATGCCCATGCGCTCACGTTGATGCGCCTGCCGCTCACACGGCTGGAGCTGCCGGATGGCCTGCCTTGCACCGATCGGCTGAGTGGCAGGCGCTACCGTGTTGAGCGTGCTGCGTTGAGCGATATTCTGTTGCCGGCGCGTGGCGCAGCCGTGCTCTTTGCGCAGCCGGGAGGAGTCTAA
- a CDS encoding CPBP family intramembrane glutamic endopeptidase — protein MQMERASRSARDQVRWTLSDLLGVALLTLTLAAGMLLLLRLPALAGLPIAALARQRPLLVGMILGGLIYLGALLATELLIVRRGRGSWRAIGFRAPPLLLLLLTPLIFAGQLTALLLVNALLLLLGRFENPQIDALTDPGGFAWSNFVAVFVVGALIAPIVEETLFRGLLYQWLRQRVGVIAAVLLSAALFALAHYLDPRILPLLPALFVVGVILALAFEWAHSLWVPIALHCMQNALGICGIFYLQAHPELLRTA, from the coding sequence ATGCAGATGGAGCGTGCTTCCCGATCGGCCCGCGACCAGGTGCGCTGGACGCTGAGCGATCTGCTGGGTGTGGCGCTGCTGACGCTGACCTTGGCGGCAGGCATGCTGCTGCTGCTGCGGCTGCCGGCGCTGGCAGGGCTGCCGATAGCTGCGCTGGCGCGGCAACGGCCATTGCTCGTGGGCATGATCCTGGGCGGTCTGATCTACCTGGGCGCACTGCTTGCGACCGAGCTGCTGATTGTGCGGCGCGGCCGCGGCAGTTGGCGCGCGATCGGTTTTCGCGCACCGCCACTGCTGCTGCTGCTGCTCACGCCCCTGATCTTCGCGGGTCAGCTCACGGCGCTGCTGCTCGTCAACGCGCTGCTGCTGCTGCTGGGGCGCTTCGAAAACCCACAGATCGATGCGCTGACCGATCCTGGCGGCTTTGCCTGGTCGAACTTTGTGGCGGTCTTCGTCGTCGGCGCGCTGATCGCGCCCATTGTCGAGGAAACTCTGTTTCGTGGCCTGCTCTACCAGTGGTTGCGTCAGCGCGTGGGCGTGATCGCGGCGGTACTGCTGTCGGCGGCGCTCTTCGCGCTGGCGCACTACCTGGATCCGCGCATACTGCCGCTGCTGCCGGCGCTGTTCGTCGTCGGCGTGATTCTGGCGCTGGCCTTCGAGTGGGCGCACTCCCTGTGGGTGCCGATCGCGCTGCACTGTATGCAGAATGCGCTGGGTATCTGTGGCATCTTCTACCTGCAGGCGCATCCGGAACTGCTACGCACAGCGTAA